In a genomic window of Bradyrhizobium sp. 195:
- a CDS encoding plasmid stabilization protein yields the protein MPRGDKRSYTDKQKRQAEHIEEGYEARGVPDKEAERRAWATVNKETHGGKKSGSGRGTEEDPSPSRKGGKLGGKASASRPAVERSKSAKKAAQTRKRRAA from the coding sequence ATGCCACGCGGAGACAAACGAAGCTACACCGACAAGCAGAAACGACAGGCCGAACACATTGAGGAAGGCTATGAAGCCCGCGGCGTTCCCGACAAGGAAGCTGAACGGCGAGCCTGGGCGACCGTGAACAAAGAGACCCATGGCGGCAAAAAGAGCGGATCCGGCAGAGGCACCGAAGAAGACCCTTCACCGTCGCGGAAGGGCGGCAAGCTTGGCGGAAAAGCGTCCGCGAGCCGACCGGCAGTTGAACGTTCCAAGTCAGCCAAGAAGGCTGCTCAAACTCGCAAACGCCGGGCGGCGTGA